The genomic DNA CGAGGCTTTCGACCACGATCAGCCGGGCCACCTGTCCGCCGGTGAATCCCAGCGTCTGAAGCACCGCGTGCTCCTTGATCCGATCCTGAACGCTGAGCACGATGGAGTTGGCGATCAACCCCAGCACTGCGATCAAGCAGCCCCAGCCCACGTAGCGCGTGAAGGCGATGAGCTGTACCGCATCCCCGGCCGCCTGCGCGATGAAACCTTTCTCGCTGCTGGTCGCGGTCGCGGCTTCATCGTGGGCAAAGCGTTCGTCGATCGCCTGTGCGGTGGCGTCCAGCCGTTGCGGATCGTCCACCTGCACGTTGAATTGCGTGACCACGCCAAGCTGATCCGGGCCCACGGCTCGCTGGAGAAAGTCCAGGTGCACATACGCCACATTCAAGTCCTGCGGGTCATCGGAATCGAGGATGCCCGCCACCTGCACCCGAACGCCTGCGGCTTCGAGCGAGTCGCCCACCTGCACGCCGCGCCGCTGCGCCAGCGTTCGTCCCACGATCGCCGCGTCGCGTCGCTGCTGCCACCGGGCCAGTGATCCATCGAGCATCTTCAACGTCACCCCATGCTCATCCGCCCACCGCTCGGCCGGCACGCCGCGGTAGGTCACCACATCCAGGCCAGCCCGGCAGTTGGACACCACCACGCGCATCGGCGTCACGCGTTTCACGCCCGGCATCTGCGCGATGGCCTGGCCGTACCGCTCGGGCAGTCGGCTGGTCGAAGCGCAGAACCGCCCCTGTTGAAAGACGATCAGCGCCGTGTCCTCGGCGGTCTGCCGTGTGGTCGTCTCCAGCCCCTGCTGCATCGTCTGCACCGCCGCGAATAGAAACATCGCAATCGCCACGCCCACGACGGTCAGCCCGCTGCGCGTCGGCCGACGAAGAATCTGCTTGAACACGAACAGCCACAACTCAGGCTTGAGCATGGGCGACCTCCTTCTCCGCCGCACCCGCCTCGACCAGTTGCCCCTTCTCCAAATGCAGCAGCGTCCGGGCGTGCTCGGCACAGTGCGGATCGTGCGTCACCATCACGATCGTCTTGCCCATCTGCTCGTTGAGTTGCTTGAGCAGCGCCATCACGCGCGCCGCCGAGGCCTTGTCCAGATCGCCGGTCGGCTCGTCGGCGACGATGATCGGCGAGTCGGTCACGATCGCCCGGGCGATCGCCACCCGCTGCTCCTGCCCGCCGGAAAGTTGGCGCGGGTAATGGTCGTGACGGTCGGCAATGCCCGCCAGCTCCAATGCAGTGGCCACACGCTGGTGTCGCTCACGTCGGCTCAGCCGATGCAGCAGCAGCGGCAACTCGACGTTCTCGTACGCGGTCAATGTTGGCACGAGGTTGTATAGCTGGAAGATATAACCCACGTTCACGCTGCGCCACCGCGCAAGCTGCGAACGCGAGAGGCTCGCTACGTTCGTGCCGTCAATGATCAGCTTGCCCGACGTTGGTCGATCGATGCCCGCGATCAGGTTCAGCAGCGTGGTCTTGCCGCTGCCTGACGGCCCCATCAGCGCCAGGAACGCGCCCGCCTCGACCGCCAGGTCCAGTTCGTTGAGCGGCACGATGACGTTCTCGCCACGACGATATTCGCGCGTCAGTTTCTCGCAGACGATCAGGCTCATCGGTTTCCTCCTGCGCCTGCACCACTGTTGAACGTTGCCTCGCGAAGGCTCAAACGCTGGCTTTGTTGCAAGTCAGTCGGCGGGTCGACGATCAAGCGGTCGCCCGGGTTGAGGCCACTGCGCACTTCGATCCACGCCCCTTGATGCAGTTCGCCGAGCGTGATCCGCCGTCGCTCGGCCCGCCCATGCTGATTCGCCAGCCAGACGTCGCGCGTCTCGCCCGCCTGCTCGCCCACCACCCGCATCGGCGCGAAGAGGCGCTGCGTCCCGCGCTGCTGCTGAGCATCGCCGTCCTGTCCGGGCGCGAGGAACCGCACCCGTGCCGTCATCTGCGGCTTGAGCTGCGGCGAAGGCTCGTCAATGGTCACCTTGAACTGCAGCGTGTTGCGCCCGAGGTCCGCTTCGTGCAGCACACGGGTGACTCGCCCTTCGAAGACCTGTTCGGGCAACACGTCCACCACCACCTGTGCTTCCTGCCCGACGCCGATGCGACCGGCCTGTGCCTGGGGCACGTCCACACGCACCTGCAGTCGCGCGGGGTCATACAACCGCAACACCGTGGCCCCCTCCGGATCGCCCGCGCGGACGCTGCTGCCGGGCTCGATCTGTCGGCTCAGCACCACGCCCGACACCGGACTGATCACATCCGACCGCGTCATCGCAAGGGCCGCCTGCTCGTGGGCCGCTTCGGCAACCTGCCGCCGGGCACGGGCGATGAGCAACTCGGATTGCAACTCACTACGCCGTCGGTCCAACCGTGCCCGGAGCACAGCCTCCTGTTGACGCGCACCGTCCAAATCCGCCTCCGCCGCACGCAAGCGCGCTTCGAGTAACTCGACCTGCACCGGCGAAACAAGTTCGCGCTCCATCGCCCGTCGCCGAGGGGCCAACTTTGCCTGCAGTTCCGCCACCTTGGCCTCATGCCCGGCGACCCAGGTCGGGACGATGGCCAGTTCCGCTTCCAGTTCAGCCAGCGCCGAGCCTGTCGCCGGCGGTTGCGCTGTCGAGGTTGACGCGCCCAAGGCCAGTTGCGCCGCTTGCAGTTTCGCCTCGGCCTGCGCCACGTCTGCCTCGGCCCGAGTCAGCGCGATGCGGGCATCATCATCCACCAGTCGCGCCACCACCTGGCCCGCTTCGAGTTGTTCGCCCTCCATCGCCAGCACCTCGGCCACGATGCCGTCGCGCAGCGCCGCCACCCGCGTGGCGTACGGCTCCGGCTCCACCCAACCCGGTGCCTGAACCACCACACCGCCACCGCCACCGGATCGCTGCTCCACCGTTACATCACGCACCACCGCGGGCACGACCTCCACGGCCAACGTCGGCCGCAGCGCATCGCGCGCCGCATACCCCAGGCCAAGCCCAAGCAGCAACAGCATCGCCAGCGGCAACAGCACACGCGCCTTCCACCGCTGCGGCGGACGCGGAACGGCTGCACCTGCCGAACTGGAATCGTGCGATTTCGAGAATGTCATCGGGGACGGGGCAGTGTCAGCCATCCGTCGATCTCCACGTCGGCCGGGCCACGACGACCACGAACCGGATCGCGCAACCGCGATTAATGCCATCACATCACAAGCCGGCGGCGCACACAGGCACCGCGCAGCACGCATCCAGATGGGAGATCAAGCTTGGGGCGGTTTGAGAAGGCCAGCCAGGTGGCTGCTGCCGGTCAGGGGAAGCGGACCGGCCAAAGGGTTCCGAGGTGAAGCGTCTGCCTTGATCGACGAAGTCTGGCCCGCCACCGCCAGCGACTTGCTGCACACGGTACACAAATGCACGCAGCGCTCGCATTCGTCCGATGGCAGGTCATCTGAGGACCGATCGCTGGGCGCGTCGTCCGCTGGCTTTTTATCTTCACCTTGTTCCGGGCAGCAGTCGCTCGTGCCGGCCGATGAGAGCGACGAAGCATCAGGCCCCAGCAATCCGCCCGTCAATGGCGCAGCGAGCAAACCTGCCATGACGAGCAGAACCAGGAGAAAGCGAAATGGAGCGTAGCTTCCTGACACGGCGGCCATTGTACGTGTCGGCGTCGAGACACTCAAGGAACACGGCTTTGACTACCAACGCCCGCAACCATGGCGCGTGCCTGTATCCAGTGATGAGCGGTCCTGCTGCGGTAAGACGCGCGTCGTGGACGTGAGCCTTGTGGTCATGTGTGCAGGCGATAGGGTAGATTTGGTTTCCATTGGCGCAACGCTCGGAAGCAGGCGTCATGCGGACGGTGCGACTGGCCGATCACGAGCATGACTGGCATCGCGAGCAAGGCGTGTCGCCGAGTTCGCGATGAGTTGGAAACTGGCCGGTGGAACGGGCCGTACAGGCCTCCGTATCTCGATTGAGAGGAAGTGCATCATGAAGCATCGTCTGGCTTATGTTTCAATGTTGACTGCAATGATGGGATTGCCCTGGCTGGTCGGCTGCGACGGAAACGCCGAAGCTGACAACGCGACGGATTCGGCTCCGACGGGCGAATCGCAGACGTGGCTGGAAGGGGACTCGCAATCGCAACTGGACCAGTTGGCCGCCCAGTTCGGTGGCTTCAGTGCTGCGATGGTCGAGGTGGGCTATCGGTACAACGAGTTGTACTTCGCCGGCGACGAGGCGAACTGGCCGTTGGCGAAGTATCACGTGGAAAAGATTCGCGACGCCATCGAAAAGGGCATCGAGCGTCGACCGGGGCGCGGCGCTTCGGCACGGCCATTTCTCGGCGTCGGTCTCGTTGCAATCACCGCTCACATGGGTGGCGTGATTGTTTATGGTGAAGCATATTTCTCCCCGCCGTGGTGAACGACGGACAGGGCAACGCGCCAGGTGCATTCCGATGTCCTATTCGCTACGCTGAGCCCTTTGACACGAGGGGGAGTCCAAACATACGACGAAGGCGTATTCTCGCACCGCGATATGCCGCAAACACTCTCCCCGGGCCCGCTGACATGAGACCTACGCTGCTGCCCATCTTGCTGATGATGCTTGTTTGCATGCTCGGTTGCAGCGCGCCCCTCGGCGTCGAACGCGTACGGCCGGCGAAGGTGCTGGATGCCGGGCAACGCAGCGCACTGACCTCGGATCAGCTCAGCGACACTTCGGCGCACATCCTCATGACCAACGGCCTTCGGCGCGAGGCGACAGAGCGCAACGCGGCGCTGTTGCGCGATCTCGCCGCTGACGCACACGACGCCGAGTTGCTGCTGACGCTGGCGGAGGTTTCCTACCTGCTTGGCATGCGACCGAATCGCCCCGCGCGTTTCGAGCACATGGCCGTGGCGGCGCTGGCCAGTTGGACGGCGCTGTTCCACCACGAGGCTTCGCTTTCGCTCTACGGTCCGCAGTGGCCGCTGGCCATGCAACTGCACAATGCCAGCCTGGCGGAGCTGTTTCACGTGGCCGGCGAGCTCCCGCGCACGCAAAGCAAACAGACCACGCGTCAGGTCTTCGGCCAGCCGATCGAGATTGACTATGCCTGGCATGCTGAGCCCTGGGCGCCGGACACGTTTGAGTTGCTTAAGCCTATGAACCGCTACCGCCCGCACGGCGTGCGGCATGAGCATCGGCAATACGGCATCGGCGCATCGCTGCTCGCCGACCGCACCATCCCCCGCGCCGGTTCAGACCTGCTCCGCGCCAAGCCGCCGCATCCGCAGTACCAGGCCGTAGGGGTGTCGGGTGTGATGACGGACGTTCAGTTCGCCGCGGATCAGCCTTGGCCGCCGGTGTCGTTTGACATGCAGATGCACAACCCCGGCCGAACGTCCACCGTGCAGATTGCCGGGCGTGATGTGCCACTTGCCGCCAACTTCACAACGCCACTGGTGAAAACACTCGCACGAAACGAGCCTCGCCGACATGCCGGGTTCGGCGGCTTGGTGGCGGGCACGCACTGGGAAGACCTCGCCGGCTTGTACATGTTCGAGCCGTTCGACGCGCAACGCATCCCGGTGGTGTTTGTGCATGGCCTGATCTCCTCATCGCTGGTCTGGGCCGAGTTGTTCAACGACCTCTGGCGTGAGCCGGAGATTCGTAAGACGTACCAGTTCTGGTATTTCATGTACCCCACGGGCTACCCGTTCGCCTATTCCGCAGCAGCGCTTGAGCAGGAGTTGCGTCAGGTGCGCGACATGCACGACCCCCAAGGCAAAGCCACGGCATTGGACCGCATGGTGCTGGTTGGGCACAGCATGGGCGGCCTGATGGCGCGCCGCCTTGCAACCGACGCGGGCGAGGCGGTCTGGAACAGCTTCAGCGTGCTGCCTTACGAGGAAATGGTTCTTCGCGAACAGGACCG from Phycisphaerales bacterium AB-hyl4 includes the following:
- a CDS encoding ABC transporter permease — encoded protein: MLKPELWLFVFKQILRRPTRSGLTVVGVAIAMFLFAAVQTMQQGLETTTRQTAEDTALIVFQQGRFCASTSRLPERYGQAIAQMPGVKRVTPMRVVVSNCRAGLDVVTYRGVPAERWADEHGVTLKMLDGSLARWQQRRDAAIVGRTLAQRRGVQVGDSLEAAGVRVQVAGILDSDDPQDLNVAYVHLDFLQRAVGPDQLGVVTQFNVQVDDPQRLDATAQAIDERFAHDEAATATSSEKGFIAQAAGDAVQLIAFTRYVGWGCLIAVLGLIANSIVLSVQDRIKEHAVLQTLGFTGGQVARLIVVESLVLGLLGGLIGCGVALWVMHAGQFALSSEGFSIPFIASPATLLWGLLISMVLGVAAGLVPAWQASRREIASCFRAV
- a CDS encoding ABC transporter ATP-binding protein, yielding MSLIVCEKLTREYRRGENVIVPLNELDLAVEAGAFLALMGPSGSGKTTLLNLIAGIDRPTSGKLIIDGTNVASLSRSQLARWRSVNVGYIFQLYNLVPTLTAYENVELPLLLHRLSRRERHQRVATALELAGIADRHDHYPRQLSGGQEQRVAIARAIVTDSPIIVADEPTGDLDKASAARVMALLKQLNEQMGKTIVMVTHDPHCAEHARTLLHLEKGQLVEAGAAEKEVAHAQA
- a CDS encoding efflux RND transporter periplasmic adaptor subunit yields the protein MLLPLAMLLLLGLGLGYAARDALRPTLAVEVVPAVVRDVTVEQRSGGGGGVVVQAPGWVEPEPYATRVAALRDGIVAEVLAMEGEQLEAGQVVARLVDDDARIALTRAEADVAQAEAKLQAAQLALGASTSTAQPPATGSALAELEAELAIVPTWVAGHEAKVAELQAKLAPRRRAMERELVSPVQVELLEARLRAAEADLDGARQQEAVLRARLDRRRSELQSELLIARARRQVAEAAHEQAALAMTRSDVISPVSGVVLSRQIEPGSSVRAGDPEGATVLRLYDPARLQVRVDVPQAQAGRIGVGQEAQVVVDVLPEQVFEGRVTRVLHEADLGRNTLQFKVTIDEPSPQLKPQMTARVRFLAPGQDGDAQQQRGTQRLFAPMRVVGEQAGETRDVWLANQHGRAERRRITLGELHQGAWIEVRSGLNPGDRLIVDPPTDLQQSQRLSLREATFNSGAGAGGNR
- a CDS encoding esterase/lipase family protein, with product MLGCSAPLGVERVRPAKVLDAGQRSALTSDQLSDTSAHILMTNGLRREATERNAALLRDLAADAHDAELLLTLAEVSYLLGMRPNRPARFEHMAVAALASWTALFHHEASLSLYGPQWPLAMQLHNASLAELFHVAGELPRTQSKQTTRQVFGQPIEIDYAWHAEPWAPDTFELLKPMNRYRPHGVRHEHRQYGIGASLLADRTIPRAGSDLLRAKPPHPQYQAVGVSGVMTDVQFAADQPWPPVSFDMQMHNPGRTSTVQIAGRDVPLAANFTTPLVKTLARNEPRRHAGFGGLVAGTHWEDLAGLYMFEPFDAQRIPVVFVHGLISSSLVWAELFNDLWREPEIRKTYQFWYFMYPTGYPFAYSAAALEQELRQVRDMHDPQGKATALDRMVLVGHSMGGLMARRLATDAGEAVWNSFSVLPYEEMVLREQDRRLVERTIFFKAMPEVERVIFLATPHQGSSNANLRLGRLGSRMIRLPPEMVRSAAQMIEANAGHARTPVDPRRPVSTGIDSLSPNSAFIQAMSKLPLASGVHAHSIIGSESEGQIGEHAQHDWSGTTDGLVPYASAHLPQAESELVIPLSDHSVPLHPAAIKEVLRILRAHQASQSQPAVGAILAPDP